The window TAGGAACAATCTATATCTACTTGTCTTTATATTCACATTCTGTAGAAGCTTTCCCTTGAATGGTGGAAGCACTTTAAGCAGTTAGTGCAAACTGGTTGATATGGGGGACATCTTAAATGTAGTTGTTACCTCTACATGCACCATGGTTAGACCACTCACACTCAGCCTAGAGAAGATCTAGAACTGAAAATCCCCATTTCTCTTCAAAAATATTCCAGAACTAGAGCTTTTAGATCCTCCCATTCTGTTATGTGTTTGAGTGGTGATGAATATGGTCTGAGGACAGCTGTTGTTGCACCTAGAAGATGCTAACACCCTGTCTTGTATTGGTACACGTGTGTCATATTTGGCACTGTGCAGTAAATTAATATAAACTGTGGATGAAGTTCCTCTCAGTAGGGTGTGGCTTTGAAGTAGTCTTCCAGGGGGATGAGTGACACCCCTCCAACCCAATCCTGGAGCCAGACCTGTTTGAGCTCCAGCTTCATAAAGAACCAGTTGTGTCCCACTGGCCATTTCCGCATCACAGGGTGTCTGGAGGGAGAGGACAAAATACAGCATTATACACACACTAAACAAGCAGGCTATGTGTCGTCCCTGACTTCATTACTGGTGAGAGACAATTGGACAGCCAAATACACACAGAACATGTTCAGGGAGGGCGAGTgataaacatgcacacacacctagagaaCATGGCCTCCTGGGCAAACTCCACCTCCTCTGGGCCCACTTCCACCATCTTGCCTGTCAGGGTCAGTCTGGCACAGCGTGGGTCTTCAGGATCATACACCTGCTGCCTGTGGGAACAGAGCACAATGTGTAACCATCACACACAGCAAGACCTGAAATATGCCACTTCAACCTAGCACTGGGTGGGGAGGTGGGTGACACTCAGTCCTACCTGCAGAagtctccctctgcctctgaaAAGGTGAGAGAGGCAAATGGGAAGCTTCTCAGGTCTGCTACAGAGTTGTCCATCAGAGTGACGTAGAAGTAGACAACTCCTGTACTGTTGTCCATTGGGCCATCACTGACCGAGAAAATATTCCCGAAAGGAAGGCCCTTAATCTGAGGATTCAAAATAAAGTTGTTATATACAGGTACATACATACAGGCTTCAGACTACCTGGCTCTGGTCTGAAAACAAGGCTTAATAGTACATTGAGTGCTAATGTGCTTCATGGAGCAATTGCAATGCTGAGGAGAGGGCACCTTAAGTAAGTCTACAAGCTTTACTGTACCTTGTCTTGAGTGGAAATGGTGGCGAGATGTCCCCAGTCGCTGTAGTGGGCCATGTATCTGGCGGTTCTCGCAGTCTCCTGATGTGGGGGAGGTGAGGGGGCACTGGCGGGCGCTTTCACCTCCTCCATCCGATATGAGAACACCCTGGACGCAGATGACACGGGCGCTGCATCCTCCTTTTTCGATTTGACGGTTTCTTTGGGCTTCTCCGCACCATTTCGTAACACAGAGGGCGGGTATGCCTGTTTCCATAGCCCGCTGTTGTCCACTAGCAAAGCGGGGGCGACCTCCTCCTCGGAAACAGCGTCCAGCTCTCCCTCCACCACGACATCGTTGGAGGCGACAGCCCAAGATACTGAGTTTCTGAGAGTGTAGCTATCACAAAGGCACAGCAGCGCGGCAAATAATGCCAGGGAAAGATGATGTGACTTCATGAAACTGCTGGATATCTACTTTCCTTCTCGAGTTTGTCcttctgtctatgtgtgtgtttactgACTCACGTGTATCTGTGGTGTTTTCATAACACAAGGCGAGGATTGGGCGGAGCCACAAGTTACACAATTGGTAGACGAAAATTGCCACAGCGCCACCCTCTGGTACGCCAAGGAATTATAGGGTGAACGTTGCCCTCCTTTCTATATTGAGAAATTTTCTCAGGCCAGAACTATAACTTTCCTACTCCTCTATGGTATTTTGCAATAGACATTGAACAAGAGTCATACATGCTGCTTTAAATTTGTTTTGTCAATTTTTATATTTCTGTGCATTAATATTTCAGTGGTGCTTTCTAAAGATGTATATTTGCTTTGAATATACCCCAAATAGTTTTGAAATGAAATACTTTAACTGCTCTGTTAGTGTGGTCAGCAAAAATAAAATGACAGAaaacatttgtatttgtattattCATCATAAACAATTAGAGATAAATAGTTAGAACAACACTGGGGCATTTAGTCACATACATAAGCATTTATTACTTTCATAAATATCTTATACATGATTTATTTCTGAGATCAAATGAAAATGTTATTCTAACAATATATCAATAATACTTTCCACCTCTCTAACATAAGCCCAGAGTTTGGGACAAAAATATGTTTGGATCAaaaccaagagagacagaaaataATTCAGAGATAGTGAACCATTCTACATCATAGTCATCCCATACGCAAACATAGAATACAAAAAAATGTCACAAACAAA of the Oncorhynchus masou masou isolate Uvic2021 chromosome 10, UVic_Omas_1.1, whole genome shotgun sequence genome contains:
- the creg2 gene encoding protein CREG2 — translated: MKSHHLSLALFAALLCLCDSYTLRNSVSWAVASNDVVVEGELDAVSEEEVAPALLVDNSGLWKQAYPPSVLRNGAEKPKETVKSKKEDAAPVSSASRVFSYRMEEVKAPASAPSPPPHQETARTARYMAHYSDWGHLATISTQDKIKGLPFGNIFSVSDGPMDNSTGVVYFYVTLMDNSVADLRSFPFASLTFSEAEGDFCRQQVYDPEDPRCARLTLTGKMVEVGPEEVEFAQEAMFSRHPVMRKWPVGHNWFFMKLELKQVWLQDWVGGVSLIPLEDYFKATPY